The following proteins come from a genomic window of Pseudomonas hygromyciniae:
- the ygfZ gene encoding CAF17-like 4Fe-4S cluster assembly/insertion protein YgfZ, producing MADSAFFCPLSHEGVLAVRGADAAKFLQGQLTCNLNYLNDTHASLGARCTQKGRMQSSFRIVLQGDGVLLAMASELLEPQLADLKKYAVFSKSKLTDESAAWVRFGLADADQAIASLGLDLPAETNSVARHEELLAIRVSPGRAELWAPAAQAESLRTQLAATLAEGDLNAWLLGQVRAGIGQVMAQTRELFIPQMLNLQAVGGVSFKKGCYTGQEIVARMQYLGKLKRRLYRLSLDGDALPEPGTPLFAPSHNSAIGEVVIAARADEGIELLAVLQAEAADSGDVHLGTLEGPGLTLLDLPYQLDRDREIQR from the coding sequence ATGGCTGACTCTGCTTTCTTCTGCCCCCTGTCCCACGAAGGCGTCCTGGCCGTTCGCGGCGCTGACGCGGCCAAGTTCCTCCAGGGGCAACTGACCTGCAACCTCAACTACCTCAACGATACCCACGCCAGCCTCGGCGCGCGCTGCACCCAAAAGGGGCGTATGCAGTCGAGCTTCCGTATCGTGCTGCAAGGCGATGGTGTGCTGCTGGCCATGGCCAGCGAACTGCTGGAGCCGCAACTGGCGGACCTGAAGAAATACGCCGTATTTTCCAAGTCCAAGCTCACGGACGAAAGCGCCGCCTGGGTCCGCTTCGGCCTGGCCGACGCCGATCAGGCAATCGCCAGTCTCGGCCTGGATTTGCCGGCCGAGACCAACAGTGTGGCGCGCCATGAAGAACTGCTGGCCATTCGCGTCTCCCCAGGCCGCGCCGAACTCTGGGCGCCCGCCGCGCAAGCCGAATCCCTGCGCACCCAACTGGCCGCCACCCTTGCCGAAGGCGATCTCAATGCCTGGCTGCTGGGGCAGGTGCGCGCCGGCATCGGCCAGGTCATGGCCCAGACGCGCGAGTTGTTCATCCCGCAGATGCTCAACCTGCAAGCGGTCGGTGGCGTAAGTTTCAAGAAAGGCTGCTACACCGGCCAGGAAATCGTCGCCCGCATGCAATACCTGGGCAAACTCAAGCGCCGCCTGTACCGCCTGAGCCTGGACGGCGACGCATTGCCCGAGCCCGGCACACCACTGTTTGCGCCCAGCCATAACAGTGCCATCGGCGAGGTGGTGATCGCCGCCCGGGCCGACGAAGGGATTGAACTTCTGGCGGTACTGCAAGCCGAAGCAGCCGACAGTGGCGATGTGCATTTAGGTACGCTGGAAGGCCCAGGCCTCACGTTACTCGACCTGCCCTACCAACTGGACCGTGATCGCGAGATCCAGCGTTAA
- a CDS encoding DegQ family serine endoprotease yields MSIPRLKSYLSIVATVLVLGQAVSAQAAELPDFTQLVEQASPAVVNISTTQKLPDRKVSNQQMPDLEGLPPMLREFFERGMPQPRSPRGGGQREAQSLGSGFIISPDGYILTNNHVIADADEILVRLADRSELKAKLVGTDPRSDVALLKIEGKDLPVLKLGKSQDLKAGQWVVAIGSPFGFDHTVTQGIVSAIGRSLPNENYVPFIQTDVPINPGNSGGPLFNLAGEVVGINSQIYTRSGGFMGVSFAIPIDVAMDVSNQLKAGGKVSRGWLGVVIQEVNKDLAESFGLDKPAGALVAQIQDDGPAAKGGLKVGDVILSMNGQPIVMSADLPHLVGALKAGGKAKLEVIREGKRQNVELTVGAIPEEGQELALGGKSGAERSSNRLGIAVVELTDEQKKSFDLKSGVVIKEVQDGPAALIGLQPGDVITHLNNQAINSTKEFADIAKALPKNRSVSMRVLRQGRASFITFKLAE; encoded by the coding sequence ATGTCGATACCACGTTTGAAATCTTACCTATCCATAGTCGCCACGGTGCTGGTGCTGGGTCAGGCCGTTTCCGCGCAAGCGGCGGAGTTGCCTGACTTCACCCAACTGGTGGAGCAGGCCTCGCCTGCCGTGGTGAACATCAGTACCACCCAGAAACTGCCGGATCGTAAAGTTTCGAACCAGCAGATGCCCGACCTTGAAGGCCTGCCGCCAATGCTGCGGGAGTTCTTCGAGCGTGGCATGCCCCAGCCGCGCTCGCCCCGTGGCGGTGGTCAACGCGAAGCTCAATCCCTGGGCTCGGGCTTTATCATTTCACCTGACGGCTACATCCTGACCAACAATCATGTGATCGCCGACGCCGATGAAATCCTCGTGCGCCTGGCTGACCGCAGTGAACTCAAGGCCAAGTTGGTCGGCACCGATCCGCGCTCCGACGTCGCTTTGCTGAAGATCGAAGGCAAGGACCTGCCCGTGCTGAAACTGGGCAAGTCCCAGGATCTGAAGGCCGGGCAATGGGTGGTGGCCATCGGTTCACCGTTTGGCTTCGATCACACCGTGACCCAGGGCATCGTCAGTGCCATCGGCCGCAGCCTGCCGAACGAGAACTACGTGCCGTTCATCCAGACCGACGTGCCGATCAACCCGGGTAACTCCGGTGGTCCGCTGTTCAACCTCGCGGGCGAAGTGGTGGGGATCAACTCGCAGATCTACACCCGTTCCGGTGGTTTCATGGGGGTCTCCTTTGCTATTCCGATTGATGTGGCTATGGACGTTTCCAATCAGTTGAAAGCCGGTGGCAAGGTCAGCCGTGGCTGGTTGGGCGTGGTTATCCAGGAAGTCAACAAAGACCTGGCTGAATCCTTTGGCTTGGACAAACCGGCCGGTGCTCTGGTCGCGCAGATTCAGGATGATGGCCCGGCAGCCAAAGGCGGCTTGAAGGTTGGCGATGTGATTCTCAGCATGAATGGCCAGCCGATTGTCATGTCTGCCGACCTGCCGCATCTGGTGGGCGCACTCAAGGCAGGTGGCAAGGCCAAGCTTGAAGTGATCCGCGAGGGCAAGCGTCAGAATGTTGAACTGACTGTCGGAGCCATTCCGGAAGAAGGCCAGGAGCTCGCTCTGGGCGGCAAATCCGGTGCCGAGCGCAGCAGCAACCGCCTGGGCATCGCCGTGGTCGAGCTGACCGACGAACAGAAGAAAAGCTTCGACCTCAAGAGCGGTGTGGTGATCAAGGAAGTCCAGGACGGCCCGGCCGCCCTGATCGGCCTGCAACCCGGTGACGTGATTACCCACTTGAACAACCAGGCCATCAATTCCACCAAGGAGTTCGCCGACATCGCCAAGGCGCTGCCGAAGAATCGCTCGGTGTCGATGCGGGTCCTGCGTCAAGGGCGCGCCAGCTTCATCACCTTCAAGCTGGCGGAGTAA
- a CDS encoding MucB/RseB C-terminal domain-containing protein produces the protein MRAIPLLALLLSGWIAAPAQADEGQDWLKRLGRAGQQSYQGTFIYERNGSFSTHEIWHRVQDSQVHERLLQLDGSAQELVRIDGRIQCVTGSLVAGVDNSPGAPAHEFDPQKLNSFYKIAVSGKSLVAGRNTVIVSLTPRDQYRYGFELHLDRETALPLKSLLINDKGQLLERFQFTQLKTTIPDARDLQPGSDCKPLTPSSNKASAPTGQAQAWHPQWLPPGFELTRSDARKDPKTQVVVNSLMYDDGLARFSLFLEPVTGEAAIESRVQLGPTVAVSRRMSTPQGDIVATVVGEIPMGTAERIILSVRSGPAPEKP, from the coding sequence ATGCGAGCCATACCGCTCCTTGCGCTTTTGCTCAGTGGCTGGATTGCAGCTCCTGCCCAAGCCGACGAAGGCCAGGATTGGCTGAAGCGCCTTGGGCGGGCAGGGCAGCAAAGCTACCAGGGCACGTTTATCTACGAACGTAACGGTAGTTTTTCTACCCATGAGATCTGGCATCGCGTTCAGGATAGCCAGGTGCATGAGCGCTTGTTGCAGCTCGATGGATCGGCTCAGGAACTTGTTCGTATCGATGGGCGCATCCAATGCGTTACCGGCAGTTTGGTAGCCGGCGTTGATAACTCCCCGGGCGCCCCCGCCCACGAATTCGACCCACAAAAACTCAATTCTTTCTACAAGATTGCCGTTAGCGGAAAGTCGCTGGTGGCCGGCCGTAACACGGTGATCGTGTCGCTGACCCCGCGTGACCAGTATCGTTACGGATTTGAGTTGCACCTGGATCGTGAAACCGCGTTGCCTCTCAAGTCGCTGCTGATTAACGATAAGGGGCAATTGCTGGAGCGGTTCCAGTTCACGCAACTGAAAACCACAATCCCCGATGCGCGTGATTTGCAGCCTGGCAGTGACTGCAAACCGTTGACCCCGTCCAGCAATAAAGCGTCAGCGCCGACGGGCCAGGCCCAGGCTTGGCATCCGCAATGGTTGCCGCCAGGGTTCGAGTTGACCCGCAGTGACGCGCGCAAGGATCCCAAGACCCAGGTGGTTGTGAACAGCTTGATGTATGACGATGGGCTCGCGCGGTTTTCACTGTTCCTTGAGCCTGTAACGGGCGAAGCCGCGATCGAAAGCCGTGTTCAGCTTGGGCCTACGGTTGCGGTATCCCGTCGCATGAGTACGCCTCAGGGCGATATCGTTGCGACGGTTGTCGGTGAGATTCCGATGGGTACCGCCGAACGGATCATCCTGTCTGTTCGCAGTGGTCCAGCGCCCGAAAAGCCTTGA
- a CDS encoding sigma-E factor negative regulatory protein, translating into MSRDALQESLSAVMDNEADELELRRVLNAFDDAETRDTWSRYQVARAVMHKDLLIPRLDIAAAVSAALADEAVPAKAARGPWRSLGRLAVAASVTVAVLAGVRLYNQDEIAGAELAQQTQQPVMAGPQVKGPAVLAGYKESSDAPGPMANGVLQGQSGWQDQRLPGYLRQHAQESAVKGTESALPYARAANLENR; encoded by the coding sequence ATGAGTCGTGATGCCCTGCAGGAATCGCTGTCCGCAGTGATGGATAACGAAGCGGATGAACTGGAACTTCGTCGAGTGCTCAATGCATTTGATGACGCCGAAACCCGTGATACCTGGTCTCGTTACCAAGTCGCTCGGGCGGTGATGCACAAGGATCTACTAATCCCTCGTCTGGATATTGCTGCGGCCGTTTCTGCTGCGCTGGCCGATGAAGCCGTTCCGGCAAAAGCTGCACGTGGTCCTTGGCGTAGCCTGGGTCGCCTCGCAGTCGCTGCCTCGGTAACTGTGGCCGTACTGGCTGGTGTACGCCTGTACAACCAGGATGAGATCGCCGGTGCCGAACTGGCTCAGCAAACCCAGCAACCGGTCATGGCTGGTCCGCAGGTCAAGGGTCCGGCTGTACTGGCCGGCTATAAGGAAAGTTCTGACGCTCCGGGTCCGATGGCCAATGGCGTGCTTCAAGGGCAATCCGGCTGGCAGGACCAGCGTCTGCCTGGCTACCTGCGTCAACACGCTCAGGAGTCTGCGGTAAAAGGCACTGAAAGTGCATTGCCTTACGCTCGCGCTGCAAACCTGGAAAACCGCTAA
- a CDS encoding response regulator, whose amino-acid sequence MRVLLVEDHLQLAESVAQALKSTGLTVDVLHDGVAADLALSSEEYAVAILDVGLPRMDGFEVLARLRARGKNLPVLMLTARSDVKDRVHGLNLGADDYLAKPFELTELEARVKALLRRSVLGGERQQTCGVLVYDVETRRFTLGGELLTLTSREQAVLEALIARPGRVMSKEQLASQVFGLDEEASPDAIEIYVHRLRKKLDGQPVAIVTFRGLGYLLEARDA is encoded by the coding sequence ATGCGTGTCCTGCTCGTTGAAGACCATCTGCAACTGGCCGAAAGTGTGGCTCAGGCGCTCAAGAGCACGGGGTTGACGGTGGATGTGTTGCACGATGGCGTGGCGGCGGACCTGGCCCTGAGCAGCGAGGAATACGCCGTGGCGATTCTCGATGTGGGCTTGCCGCGCATGGATGGTTTCGAGGTGCTGGCGCGCCTGCGGGCCCGTGGGAAAAATCTGCCAGTGCTGATGCTTACCGCCCGCAGCGATGTAAAGGATCGGGTGCATGGCCTCAACCTGGGTGCCGATGATTATCTGGCCAAACCTTTCGAGCTGACCGAGCTGGAAGCCAGGGTCAAGGCGCTGTTGCGCCGCAGCGTGCTGGGTGGCGAGCGCCAGCAGACCTGTGGCGTGCTGGTGTATGACGTGGAAACCCGGCGCTTCACCCTCGGCGGTGAATTGCTGACGTTGACCTCACGCGAGCAGGCGGTGCTCGAGGCGCTGATCGCCCGCCCTGGCCGCGTCATGAGCAAGGAGCAACTGGCGTCCCAGGTCTTCGGCCTGGATGAGGAGGCCAGCCCCGATGCCATCGAAATCTATGTGCACCGCTTGCGCAAGAAACTCGATGGTCAGCCGGTCGCCATCGTCACCTTCCGCGGCCTCGGCTACTTGCTGGAAGCCCGCGATGCGTAA
- the rpoE gene encoding RNA polymerase sigma factor RpoE — MLTQEEDQQLVERVQRGDKRAFDLLVLKYQHKILGLIVRFVHDTHEAQDVAQEAFIKAYRALGNFRGDSAFYTWLYRIAINTAKNYLVSRGRRPPDSDVSSEDAEFYDGDHGLKDLESPERALLRDEIEGTVHRTIQQLPEDLRTALTLREFDGLSYEDIASVMQCPVGTVRSRIFRAREAIDKALQPLLQEN, encoded by the coding sequence ATGCTAACCCAGGAAGAGGATCAGCAGCTTGTTGAGCGCGTTCAACGCGGCGACAAGCGAGCATTTGATCTGCTAGTGCTGAAATACCAGCACAAAATTCTCGGGTTGATCGTGCGGTTTGTGCACGACACCCATGAAGCGCAGGACGTTGCACAGGAAGCCTTTATCAAGGCGTACCGTGCACTCGGTAATTTCCGCGGTGACAGTGCGTTCTACACGTGGCTGTACCGCATCGCCATCAACACGGCGAAGAACTATCTGGTTTCTCGCGGTCGTCGCCCGCCAGATAGTGATGTGAGTTCGGAAGATGCAGAATTTTACGATGGTGATCACGGCCTCAAAGATCTCGAGTCGCCGGAGCGTGCATTGCTGCGCGACGAGATCGAAGGCACTGTCCATCGCACTATTCAGCAACTGCCAGAAGATTTGCGTACGGCGTTAACTTTACGTGAATTCGATGGTCTGAGTTACGAGGACATTGCGAGCGTCATGCAATGTCCGGTGGGGACCGTACGCTCCCGGATTTTCCGGGCTCGGGAAGCCATCGATAAAGCCCTGCAGCCGTTGTTGCAGGAAAACTAA
- a CDS encoding sensor histidine kinase yields the protein MRKHSSLRWRLLWNLALLLVVLMLASGLSAYWNGREAADTAYDRTLLASARTIAAGLSQRDGTLSADVPYVALDTFAYDSAGRIYYQVNDIHQKLISGYEHLPGPPPGTPRTDDYPALARFYNAKYQGQNVRVVSLLKAVSEPNMNGMAEIRVAETDEARVSMARSLMADTLLRLGMLAIGALLLVWFAVSAALRPLERLRTAVEERQPDDLRPLPLVEVQHELGPLVRALNHFTERLRGQFERQAQFIADASHELRTPLAALKARLELGLRAEEPAIWRSTLETAAQGTDRLTHLANQLLSLARIENGARAIAEGGAQLLDLSQLARELGMAMAPLAHARGVALALEADQPVWLRGEPTLLNELLSNLVDNALAHTPSGGNVILRVTAPAVLEVEDDGPGIPLDERDRVFERFYRRNQQGAGSGLGLAIVGEICRAHLAQISLHDGELKGLKVRVSFIAG from the coding sequence ATGCGTAAGCACAGCAGCCTGCGTTGGCGCCTGCTGTGGAACCTGGCATTGCTGTTGGTGGTGCTGATGCTGGCCAGTGGCTTGAGCGCCTACTGGAATGGTCGCGAGGCGGCAGACACGGCCTACGACCGCACGCTCCTGGCCTCGGCGCGGACCATCGCTGCCGGCCTGTCCCAGCGCGACGGCACTCTCAGCGCCGATGTGCCCTACGTGGCGTTGGACACCTTCGCCTATGACAGCGCCGGGCGGATTTATTACCAGGTCAATGACATTCACCAGAAGCTGATTTCCGGCTACGAACACCTGCCAGGGCCACCACCCGGCACACCGCGCACCGACGATTATCCGGCCTTGGCGCGTTTCTATAACGCCAAGTACCAGGGGCAGAATGTGCGGGTGGTGAGCCTGCTCAAGGCCGTGTCGGAGCCGAACATGAATGGCATGGCCGAAATCCGTGTGGCCGAAACCGACGAAGCCCGCGTCAGCATGGCCCGCAGCCTGATGGCCGACACCCTGCTGCGCCTGGGCATGCTGGCCATCGGCGCCTTGCTGCTGGTGTGGTTTGCGGTGAGTGCAGCGCTGCGCCCGCTGGAGCGTTTGCGCACGGCGGTGGAAGAACGTCAGCCGGATGATCTGCGGCCGCTGCCGTTGGTTGAAGTGCAGCACGAACTTGGGCCGCTGGTGCGGGCCTTGAATCACTTTACCGAACGCCTGCGTGGGCAGTTCGAGCGCCAGGCCCAGTTTATCGCCGATGCTTCCCACGAATTGCGCACCCCACTGGCCGCGCTCAAGGCTCGACTGGAGTTGGGCCTGCGCGCCGAGGAACCGGCGATCTGGCGCAGCACCCTGGAGACGGCGGCGCAAGGTACGGATCGCTTGACCCACCTGGCCAATCAATTGCTGTCCCTGGCACGCATCGAAAACGGTGCGCGGGCGATTGCTGAAGGGGGGGCGCAGTTGCTCGACCTCAGTCAACTGGCCCGTGAATTGGGCATGGCCATGGCGCCTCTGGCCCACGCCCGCGGCGTGGCATTGGCATTGGAGGCGGATCAGCCGGTGTGGTTGCGCGGCGAGCCGACCTTGCTGAACGAGCTGTTGAGCAACCTGGTGGATAACGCCCTGGCACACACGCCATCCGGTGGCAACGTGATCCTGCGGGTCACGGCGCCAGCGGTGCTGGAAGTGGAGGATGATGGCCCGGGCATTCCGCTGGACGAACGGGATCGGGTGTTCGAGCGCTTTTATCGGCGTAACCAGCAGGGCGCGGGTTCAGGCCTGGGGTTGGCGATCGTCGGCGAAATCTGCCGTGCGCATCTGGCCCAGATCAGCCTGCATGATGGCGAGCTCAAAGGGCTCAAGGTACGGGTAAGTTTTATCGCGGGCTGA
- the nadB gene encoding L-aspartate oxidase produces MSQQFQHDVLVIGSGAAGLSLALTLPSHLRVAVLSKGDLANGSTFWAQGGVAAVLDDTDTVQSHVEDTLNAGGGLCNEEAVRFTVEHSREAIQWLIDQGVPFTRDEHAGSDDGGFEFHLTREGGHSHRRIIHAADATGAAIFKTLLAQARQRPNIELLEQRVAVDLITEKRLGLAGERCLGAYVLNRASGEVDTYGARFTILASGGAAKVYLYTSNPDGACGDGIAMAWRSGCRVANLEFNQFHPTCLYHPQAKSFLITEALRGEGAHLKLPNGERFMQRFDPRAELAPRDIVARAIDHEMKRLGIDCVYLDISHKPADFIKTHFPTVYERCLAFNIDITKGPIPVVPAAHYTCGGVMVDQRGRTDVPGLYAIGETSFTGLHGANRMASNSLLECFVYARSAAADILEQMPRIPVPAALPRWDASQVTDSDEDVIIAHNWDELRRFMWDYVGIVRTNKRLARAQHRVRLLLDEIDEFYSNYKVSRDLIELRNLAQVAELMIRSAMERKESRGLHYTLDYPQMLPEALDTILVPATYGD; encoded by the coding sequence ATGAGCCAACAGTTTCAACACGATGTCCTGGTGATTGGTAGCGGCGCCGCAGGCCTGAGCCTTGCGCTGACCCTGCCGAGCCATCTGCGCGTAGCCGTACTGAGCAAGGGCGACCTGGCCAACGGCTCGACATTCTGGGCCCAGGGCGGAGTTGCCGCCGTGCTGGACGACACCGACACAGTGCAATCGCACGTTGAAGACACCCTCAACGCCGGCGGCGGCCTGTGTAATGAAGAAGCGGTGCGTTTCACCGTCGAGCACAGCCGCGAAGCCATTCAGTGGCTGATCGACCAGGGCGTGCCGTTTACCCGTGATGAGCATGCGGGCAGTGATGACGGCGGTTTCGAGTTCCACCTAACCCGTGAAGGCGGCCACAGCCACCGGCGTATCATCCATGCCGCCGATGCCACCGGCGCCGCGATCTTCAAGACCCTGCTGGCCCAGGCCCGGCAACGGCCGAATATCGAGCTGCTGGAGCAACGGGTCGCCGTCGACCTGATCACCGAAAAGCGCCTGGGCCTGGCCGGCGAGCGTTGCCTGGGGGCCTACGTCCTCAACCGCGCCAGTGGTGAAGTCGATACCTATGGCGCACGCTTCACCATCCTGGCGTCAGGGGGCGCCGCCAAAGTCTACCTCTACACCAGCAACCCCGATGGTGCCTGTGGAGATGGCATCGCCATGGCCTGGCGGTCGGGCTGCCGGGTGGCGAACCTGGAGTTCAACCAGTTTCACCCCACCTGCCTGTATCACCCCCAGGCCAAGAGTTTCCTGATCACCGAAGCCCTGCGGGGTGAAGGCGCACACCTGAAGCTACCCAACGGCGAGCGCTTCATGCAGCGCTTTGACCCACGCGCCGAACTGGCACCACGGGATATCGTGGCCCGCGCCATCGACCACGAGATGAAGCGCCTGGGCATCGATTGCGTCTACCTGGACATCAGCCACAAACCTGCCGACTTCATCAAGACCCACTTCCCGACGGTCTACGAACGCTGCCTGGCCTTCAATATCGATATCACCAAGGGGCCGATACCGGTCGTTCCGGCAGCGCATTACACCTGTGGCGGGGTGATGGTCGACCAGCGAGGCCGTACCGATGTGCCCGGCCTGTATGCCATCGGCGAGACCAGCTTCACCGGCCTGCACGGTGCCAACCGCATGGCCAGCAACTCGCTGCTCGAATGCTTCGTCTACGCCCGCTCCGCAGCCGCCGATATCCTCGAACAAATGCCGCGCATTCCGGTACCGGCCGCCCTGCCCCGCTGGGATGCCAGCCAGGTCACAGACTCGGACGAGGACGTGATCATCGCCCACAACTGGGACGAGTTGCGGCGCTTCATGTGGGACTACGTGGGGATCGTGCGCACCAACAAGCGCTTGGCGCGGGCGCAGCATCGTGTGCGGTTGCTGCTGGATGAAATCGACGAGTTCTACAGCAACTACAAGGTCAGCCGTGACCTGATCGAGTTGCGCAACCTGGCCCAGGTCGCCGAGCTGATGATCCGCTCGGCCATGGAGCGCAAGGAAAGCCGAGGCCTGCATTACACCCTCGACTACCCGCAGATGCTGCCTGAGGCCCTCGACACTATCCTGGTGCCAGCCACCTACGGCGACTGA
- a CDS encoding M48 family metalloprotease — translation MTFLRPTLLTLACLLASPGFADDLPSLGDASSAIVSPQQEHQLGRAWLAFLRGQVSVLNDPQLKDYVETSVYKLVETSQVNDRRLEFILINSPQLNAFAAPGGIVGVNGGLFLNAQTEGEYASVMAHELAHLSQRHFARGVEAQQRMQIPMMAALLGGIIAAAAGAGDAGIAAIAGSQAAAIQEQRRFSRQNEQEADRIGILNMVKAGYDPRSMPTMFERLMRQYRFDAKPPEFLLTHPVTESRIADTRNRAEQAKTGGTEDSLRYQLIRARVQLYYEDTPGLAAKRFRAQLDENPKSDVARYGLAIAQIKGTQLNEARETLKPLLAKAPNDITYNLAQIELDITNNRMPDAQQRTDRMLAQYPSNYPLNQVRVDLLLKQNRTADAEKALEGLLKSRSDDPDVWYQVAETRGLSGNIIGLHQARAEYFALVGDFQQAIQQLDFAKRRAGSNFPLSSRIDARQRELIEQERIVKGMMS, via the coding sequence ATGACTTTTTTGCGCCCTACCCTGCTGACGCTAGCTTGCCTGCTTGCCTCTCCAGGCTTCGCCGACGATCTGCCGTCACTTGGCGACGCCAGTTCTGCCATTGTCTCGCCACAACAGGAACACCAACTGGGCCGGGCCTGGCTGGCATTCCTGCGCGGACAGGTCTCGGTCCTCAATGACCCGCAACTCAAGGATTACGTCGAAACCAGCGTGTACAAGCTGGTGGAGACCAGCCAGGTCAATGACCGGCGCCTGGAGTTCATCCTGATCAACAGCCCACAGCTCAACGCGTTTGCCGCACCGGGCGGGATTGTCGGGGTCAACGGCGGCCTGTTTCTCAACGCCCAGACCGAAGGCGAATACGCCTCGGTCATGGCCCACGAATTGGCGCACTTGTCCCAGCGTCACTTCGCCCGTGGCGTGGAAGCCCAGCAACGGATGCAGATCCCGATGATGGCCGCGCTGCTCGGCGGGATTATCGCTGCCGCAGCCGGCGCCGGGGATGCCGGGATTGCTGCGATTGCCGGCAGCCAGGCGGCGGCTATCCAGGAGCAACGACGTTTTTCCAGACAGAATGAACAAGAGGCCGACCGCATCGGCATCCTCAACATGGTCAAGGCCGGTTACGACCCGCGCTCGATGCCGACCATGTTCGAGCGCTTGATGCGCCAATATCGCTTCGATGCCAAGCCACCGGAATTCCTGTTGACGCACCCGGTCACCGAATCGCGGATCGCCGACACCCGTAACCGCGCCGAGCAAGCCAAGACCGGTGGCACCGAAGACAGCCTGCGTTATCAACTGATACGCGCCCGGGTCCAACTGTATTACGAAGACACACCTGGGCTGGCCGCCAAGCGCTTCCGTGCCCAGTTGGATGAGAACCCGAAAAGCGATGTAGCACGCTATGGCCTGGCCATCGCCCAGATCAAGGGCACCCAGCTCAATGAGGCGCGGGAAACCCTCAAGCCGCTGCTGGCCAAGGCGCCCAACGACATCACCTACAACCTGGCGCAGATCGAGCTGGATATCACCAACAATCGCATGCCCGACGCGCAGCAACGCACCGATCGCATGCTGGCCCAGTACCCCAGCAATTACCCGTTGAACCAGGTGCGCGTGGACCTGCTGCTCAAGCAAAACCGTACGGCCGACGCAGAAAAGGCCCTGGAAGGCCTGCTCAAGTCGCGTTCCGACGATCCGGATGTGTGGTATCAAGTGGCCGAAACCCGCGGCTTGTCCGGCAATATCATCGGCTTGCATCAGGCCCGCGCCGAATACTTCGCACTGGTCGGCGACTTCCAGCAGGCGATCCAGCAATTGGACTTTGCCAAGCGTCGGGCCGGCAGCAATTTCCCGCTGTCGTCACGCATTGATGCGCGCCAGCGTGAGTTGATCGAGCAGGAGCGCATTGTCAAAGGCATGATGAGCTAA
- a CDS encoding HDOD domain-containing protein, whose product MNKLAEKVQQALVMAIDNDDLVLPTLPEVALKIRQAAEDPEVSISHLSKVISRDTALTARLIKVVNSPLLRATQEVTDLHTAITRLGTNYSSNLSIGLVMEQIFHARSDVVEQKMRDVWRRSLEVAGVCYALCRNHSQLKPDQAALGGLVHQIGVLPILTYAEDHYELLSDPVSLNHVIDSIHPLLGDKLLRGWDFPEMLVSVPAHYQDLERDSASLDYVDLVQVAVLYCHKNTNHPLAHTALSNLPAFKKLRIDPLNEAVRTELDEARSMFY is encoded by the coding sequence ATGAACAAACTGGCGGAAAAAGTCCAACAGGCGTTGGTGATGGCCATCGATAACGATGACCTGGTTCTGCCCACGTTACCGGAAGTGGCCCTGAAAATTCGTCAGGCCGCCGAAGACCCCGAAGTCAGCATCAGTCATTTAAGCAAAGTCATCAGCCGCGATACCGCCCTGACGGCGCGGCTGATCAAGGTCGTCAACAGCCCACTGTTGCGCGCCACCCAGGAGGTCACCGACCTGCACACCGCCATCACGCGCCTGGGCACCAACTACAGCAGCAACCTGTCGATTGGCCTGGTGATGGAGCAAATCTTCCATGCCCGCTCAGACGTCGTCGAACAGAAGATGCGTGACGTCTGGCGCCGCAGCCTGGAAGTGGCGGGCGTCTGCTACGCCTTGTGCCGCAACCACAGCCAGCTCAAGCCGGACCAGGCGGCACTCGGCGGGCTGGTGCACCAGATCGGCGTACTGCCGATCCTGACCTACGCCGAAGATCACTATGAACTGCTCTCGGACCCGGTCAGCCTCAACCATGTGATCGATAGCATCCACCCGCTGCTGGGGGACAAGCTGCTGCGGGGCTGGGACTTCCCGGAAATGCTGGTGAGTGTGCCTGCGCACTACCAGGACCTTGAGCGCGACTCGGCCAGCCTGGACTATGTCGACCTGGTGCAAGTGGCCGTGCTGTATTGCCACAAGAACACCAACCATCCCTTGGCCCACACTGCGTTGTCGAACTTGCCGGCGTTCAAGAAGCTGCGCATCGACCCGCTCAATGAAGCGGTGCGCACCGAGCTGGACGAAGCGCGCTCGATGTTCTACTGA
- a CDS encoding FAD assembly factor SdhE produces the protein MVEDVEINRLYWHSRRGMLELDVLLVPFTKEVYATLNKVDRDLYVRLLTCEDQDMFGWFMERAESEDPELQRMVRMILDRVQPK, from the coding sequence ATGGTCGAAGATGTAGAAATCAATCGCCTGTACTGGCACAGCCGTCGCGGCATGCTGGAGTTGGATGTGTTGCTGGTGCCTTTCACCAAAGAGGTTTACGCCACTCTCAATAAGGTGGATCGCGACCTCTACGTCCGGCTGCTGACCTGCGAAGACCAGGACATGTTCGGCTGGTTCATGGAGCGTGCTGAATCGGAAGATCCGGAGCTGCAGCGCATGGTCCGGATGATCCTGGATCGTGTCCAGCCCAAGTAA